The following proteins come from a genomic window of Triticum aestivum cultivar Chinese Spring chromosome 6A, IWGSC CS RefSeq v2.1, whole genome shotgun sequence:
- the LOC123129595 gene encoding uncharacterized protein, translated as MAQLAANGCATSAQPELAAGEVSDGATARVAPTGDQTRGRGHVRVAGERAHPTLQAAPAGAAGNDDGVEVSGDWSSGVDGFVATVSKACVAWHLRQLHVLTRLLGTPERWQTKKKAPPLFGHPISSTSRPKLHHPTFPPPGVGDHHQPTSPASGIQPRIHCPVVGIQPPIHLVAVGILLLHNRHQPNLPSLGSCRRATTTNSPPASPEFAPQQPSSSAAATFHLCHCGLLPSRASPDRRCDARSPTGDPPLSSLSSLHRRPKSYPRHPALPPCSSRSTSWIRRSAVPPRTTLVSISALFLHDVAALFLHAAAAFDSAPALHRLLIEPPSPSTGSAHKLFVYMPQTQKFMDKSMQRHGLIFYST; from the exons ATGGCGCAATTAGCTGCTAATGGTTGTGCCACATCAGCACAACCGGagttagccgccggcgaggtcagtgATGGTGCAACGGCTCGGGTTGCGCCCACGGGCGACCAAACCCGCGGCCGAGGGCATGTACGCGTTGCTGGAGAACGCGCGCATCCAACGCTGCAAGCAGCACCTGCTGGGGCGGCCGGAAACGACGACGGCGTCGAGGTCAGCGGCGACTGGAGCTCGGGCGTCGACGGATTTGTCGCTACGGTGAGCAAGGCGTGCGTTGCTTGGCATCTACGGCAGCTGCACGTGCTAACGAGGCTGTTGG GAACTCCCGAACGGTGGCAAACAAAAAAAAAAGCGCCCCCACTGTTCGGGCACCCCATCTCTTCCACCTCCCGTCCCAAACTCCACCATCCCACCTTCCCGCCGCCAGGAGTCGGCGACCACCACCAACCCACCTCCCCCGCCTCCGGGATCCAGCCACGAATCCACTGCCCCGTCGTCGGGATCCAGCCGCCAATCCACCTCGTTGCCGTCGGGATCCTGCTGCTGCACAACCGCCACCAACCCAACCTCCCATCGCTGGGATCCTGCCGTCGCGCGACAACCACCAACTCACCGCCGGCGTCGCCGGAATTCGCCCCTCagcagccttcctcctctgctgccgcgACCTTCCACCTCTGCCACTGCGGCCTTCTTCCATCACGCGCCTCCCCAGATCGGCGATGCGATGCACGTTCCCCCACCGGTGACCCTCCCTTGAGTTCACTCTCTTCTCTCCATCGCCGGCCTAAGAGCTACCCACGCCACCCCGCGCTGCCACCTTGCTCCTCCCGGTCGACCTCCTGGATTCGGCGCTCAGCAGTGCCACCGCGCACCACACTAGTCAGCATTAGCGCCCTCTTCCTCCATGATGTTGCTGCCCTCTTCCTCCATGCTGCTGCTGCCTTCGACTCGGCCCCCGCACTCCATCGCCTCCTCATTGAGCCGCCCTCTCCTTCAACTGGCAGTGCACACAAGCTGTTTGTGTATATGCCTCAAACACAAAAA TTCATGGACAAATCAATGCAGCGTCATGGACTCATCTTCTATAGCACATAA